Proteins encoded in a region of the Paenibacillus sp. W2I17 genome:
- a CDS encoding GNAT family N-acetyltransferase, whose amino-acid sequence MKFIKYTQPDFDDYYALVSNMEVMKQITERAIPEQEARTQFESMLEFNERSTCGHYRVYSEDGAGVAYAKLIPDQEDPTKAEIGYMILPEHWGKGQGTSIASRLIIQAQAAGIGSLYAVIDPGNAASRRILTRQNFVSTWTGDYDGLPGEILELNLQMKR is encoded by the coding sequence ATGAAGTTCATTAAATACACACAACCTGATTTTGATGATTATTATGCATTGGTTTCCAATATGGAAGTAATGAAACAGATTACAGAACGTGCAATACCTGAGCAAGAGGCGAGAACGCAATTTGAGTCCATGCTGGAGTTTAATGAGCGTTCCACTTGCGGACATTACCGAGTATATAGTGAAGATGGTGCCGGTGTGGCGTATGCCAAATTGATTCCGGATCAGGAGGACCCGACCAAGGCTGAGATAGGTTACATGATCCTGCCTGAACATTGGGGCAAAGGTCAAGGCACATCCATAGCGTCACGGTTGATTATTCAGGCACAAGCTGCGGGGATTGGATCACTCTATGCAGTTATCGATCCGGGTAACGCTGCTTCCCGCCGGATCTTGACCAGACAGAACTTTGTATCCACCTGGACAGGCGATTACGATGGTCTTCCCGGCGAGATTTTGGAGTTGAATCTTCAAATGAAGCGGTAA